Proteins from one Malaya genurostris strain Urasoe2022 chromosome 2, Malgen_1.1, whole genome shotgun sequence genomic window:
- the LOC131428153 gene encoding uncharacterized protein LOC131428153 produces MLACCKCETNCYHFNIFSTTLLCSQVAHAAPQLDIVQNLLGTVTSTVGNVLGAVTSQISAINAQLNGIIGQITSTLSNLTSAAGGTVNSLLSSVLSGAQGALQNAQSVLNKVAISGLNTASSAATNTLNSGTSQLLGAVSNLSNITNQVLAAGANAPQDLLNQLSAATTVVNNLASSVTGIVGSLLNSVVGLVGGLLGGLLG; encoded by the coding sequence ATGCTTGCTTGCTGTAAGTGTGAAACAAATTGTTATCACTTCAACATTTTCAGTACAACTTTATTATGTTCTCAGGTTGCACATGCAGCTCCGCAACTTGACATTGTACAGAATTTACTAGGAACTGTCACCTCAACCGTAGGAAACGTGTTGGGAGCTGTAACATCGCAGATATCAGCCATCAACGCGCAACTGAATGGTATAATCGGTCAAATCACATCTACTTTATCAAATTTGACTTCGGCTGCTGGTGGTACCGTCAACTCGTTATTGTCATCGGTACTATCCGGAGCCCAAGGTGCCCTTCAGAATGCCCAATCAGTTTTGAACAAAGTGGCTATCAGCGGTTTGAACACTGCTTCCTCAGCAGCTACCAACACTCTGAACAGTGGAACTTCCCAACTATTGGGAGCCGTATCTAATCTGAGCAACATTACGAATCAAGTACTTGCAGCTGGGGCCAATGCTCCACAGGATCTGTTGAACCAGTTGAGTGCGGCAACGACTGTTGTAAATAATCTGGCTTCCTCGGTGACCGGAATCGTTGGTTCATTACTTAATTCTGTTGTTGGTCTAGTTGGTGGTCTACTGGGTGGTCTGCTTGGATAA